Proteins encoded together in one Impatiens glandulifera chromosome 1, dImpGla2.1, whole genome shotgun sequence window:
- the LOC124919769 gene encoding guanylate-binding protein 4-like yields MAFSQWVLILPMFICLLASGSLSMEDFRRAFPIVEPDPGHTKLRISMEGLEAIERITTPIAAVAVIGPYRSGKSFLLNQLLSLSCYEGFGVGHMRDTKTKGIWVWGAPMELEFEGEKTSVFFLDTEGFESIGKSNVYDDRIFALATVLSSVLVYNLPETIREADIFRLSFAVELAEEFYGRVKGKDVAFEPAKLLWLIQRDFLQGKSVQEMVDEALRHVPNSNGDRNIDQVNQIRDSLAIMGDNSTAFSLPQPHLQRTKLCDMKDGELDPSYVKKREELKKLVTSSIRPKIVQGKHLNGKEFVSFLKQILEALNKGEIPSTGSLVEVFNKDITERCLKFYSDQMGNLKLPLPEKYLEKDHQENRGEAMKMFDEQHFGRNHAKKSVEKLDEEIEKVHKNFVLANEYQSSRLCESLYTKCEDTMDQLQILRLPSMAKFNAGFLQCNQSFESECVGPLKNSYENRMMKMLDKSKSLFIKEYNHRLFNWLVTFSLVMVVIGRFLIKFILLEIGAWILFIFLETYTRLFWSPESLYYNSVWHVIVTTWETLVYSPILDLDRWAIPIGVVLSVFALYWRCFGRRKPGQHWLLPMYNNNQKDRRRSE; encoded by the exons ATGGCATTTTCTCAATGGGTTTTGATTCTACCCATGTTTATTTGCCTTTTGGCATCTGGGTCATTGTCGATGGAAGATTTTCGAAGAGC ATTCCCTATTGTGGAACCTGATCCTGGCCATACAAAGCTTCGTATTTCAATGGAAGGGTTGGAGGCCATTGAGAGAATTACCACACCCATTGCTGCTGTTGCT GTTATTGGTCCATATCGTTCAGGAAAATCTTTTCTGCTGAATCAACTTCTCTCTCTTTCCTGTTATGAAG GATTTGGTGTTGGGCACATGCGTGACACAAAAACAAAAG GAATTTGGGTGTGGGGTGCTCCAATGGAATTGGAATTTGAGGGAGAAAAAACTTCAGTTTTCTTCCTTGATACAGAGGGGTTTGAAAGTATTGGGAAATCAAATGTATATGATGATCG GATATTTGCTCTGGCAACAGTGTTGAGTTCTGTCCTCGTTTATAATCTGCCTGAAACG ATTCGTGAGGCAGATATTTTTCGATTGTCATTTGCTGTTGAGCTTGCAGAAGAGTTCTATGGAAG AGTGAAG GGGAAAGATGTTGCCTTTGAACCTGCTAAACTGTTGTGGCTTATACAACGCGATTTTCTTC AAGGGAAATCTGTACAAGAGATGGTAGATGAAGCTCTTAGGCATGTCCCAAATTCAAATG GTGACAGAAACATTGATCAG GTCAACCAGATACGGGATTCATTGGCTATCATGGGTGACAACAGCACAGCTTTTAGTTTACCTCAA CCTCATCTACAACGTACAAAGCTTTGTGATATGAAGGATGGTGAACTTGACCCTAGTTATGTTAAGAAGAGAGAAGAATTGAAGAAACTCGTTACTTCTTCTATACGTCCAAAAATTGTGCAGGGAAAACATCTTAATGGAAAGGAGTTTGTTTCTTTTCTGAAGCag ATTCTTGAGGCTTTGAATAAAGGAGAGATTCCATCAACGGGCTCACTTGTGGAGGTCTTCAACAAGGATATTACGGAGCGATGTCTGAAGTTTTACAGTGATCAAATGGGTAACCTGAAATTACCCCTTCCAGAGAAATATCTGGAAAAAGATCATCAAGAAAATAGAGGAGAAGCCATGAAAATGTTTGATGaacaacattttggccgaaatCATGCAAAGAAATCTGTTGAGAAGCTGGACGAAGAAATCGAGAAG GTCCACAAGAATTTTGTATTGGCAAATGAATACCAGTCCTCAAGATTGTGTGAATCATTGTATACCAAATGCGAAGATACGATGGATCAACTTCAAATCCTTAGACTTCCTTCCATGGCAAAATTTAACGCAGGCTTTCTCCAGTGCAATCAGAGCTTTGAGAGTGAGTGTGTCGGGCCTTTGAAAAACAGTTACGAAaatcggatgatgaag aTGTTGGACAAGTCGAAATCTTTGTTTATTAAGGAATACAATCACCGACTTTTCAACTGGTTGGTGACATTCTCGCTGGTTATGGTTGTGATAGGGCGGTTCctaataaagtttattttgcTTGAAATTGGAGCATGGATACTCTTTATATTCTTGGAGACATATACAAGGTTGTTCTGGTCGCCAGAATCACTTTATTACAATTCAGTTTGGCATGTTATTGTAACAACATGGGAAACACTTGTTTACAGCCCCATCCTTGATTTGGACAG GTGGGCCATTCCAATTGGTGTGGTTTTATCTGTGTTTGCTCTTTATTGGAGGTGTTTTGGAAGAAGGAAACCTGGGCAGCATTGGCTTTTGCCTATGTACAACAACAATCAGAAGGATCGTCGAAGATCAGAATAG